A window of Lusitaniella coriacea LEGE 07157 genomic DNA:
CGTAGCCCTGTTGGTCGATTTCAAAACCGAGTTTTCGGGTTTCCTCAAATGCCGCAAATTGTTCTTCCTCAGACAATCCCAGGGGCAAAATTGTCATCAAACCTTGAATATTCAAATGCTCTAATTGATTCAGTTGGGGTAAATCCGCAAGCAATTCGGGAACCCTCCAGCCATATTTTTGGGGATCGGGTCGAACTTTAACTTGCAGACAAATTTTTGGAGTACACGACTCTTCTTCTGCGATCCGATCCAGTCGTTGCGCTAATTTCAAGCTATCGCAGGTATGAATCCACTGAAAGGATTCTAGAATTTTTCGCGCCTTATTACTTTGAGGATGACCGATAAAATGCCAACAAATATCGGGTAAATCTTGCAGGCATTCCTGTTTGGCTAAGGCTTCTTGGAGGCGACTTTCCCCGAAATCGCGCACCCCCGCGCGATAGGCTTCCCGAATGGCTTCGGGGGGAAATTGTTTGCTAACCGCGATCGCGCGAACTCCATCGGGGAGTTGCTGGCGAATTTGTGCGAGGCGTTGCGCTAAATCGAGAGACACGCGAAAATATTCAACTCCATTCCAAATCTCCCATTCCAGGCTCTCCCAATTCAAGCTCGTTTCCTTGAGAAGAGAACTCCGCCATTTCTTCTTCCTCCAAAAGCAAATCGACGCTCTTCACCACAAAAGG
This region includes:
- a CDS encoding YggS family pyridoxal phosphate-dependent enzyme, with amino-acid sequence MSLDLAQRLAQIRQQLPDGVRAIAVSKQFPPEAIREAYRAGVRDFGESRLQEALAKQECLQDLPDICWHFIGHPQSNKARKILESFQWIHTCDSLKLAQRLDRIAEEESCTPKICLQVKVRPDPQKYGWRVPELLADLPQLNQLEHLNIQGLMTILPLGLSEEEQFAAFEETRKLGFEIDQQGYANLKMQEFSMGMSGDYPLAVRAGATMVRLGRTIFGERNP